A region of Candidatus Cloacimonadota bacterium DNA encodes the following proteins:
- the alr gene encoding alanine racemase, with amino-acid sequence MQNDRSWTEINLTNFEHNLNELKKFLPANTQIMQIVKADAYGHGAFEIAKKSIRCGVKFFGVANADEGAILRYQGINEQILILSPSLISEIDSIIENNLIPTISSIEFAESLNKSANQEIKIHINIDTGMGRSGFYYSEALEKIQQLRKMENLQIEGIFSHFSAAENDEEYTKFQTERFQQILDLLNFQPKYIHIANSSGVITSKNEFANLVRIGLLSYGIYTDDYLKEKIKLKPVMTFKSRISQIKFAEKDDAIGYNRTYISNKKIKYAILPIGYADGYDFLLSNKGKVLIQNKLCNVIGKVSMDMIAIDISDIPNAKIGEDVVLLGDDNDAIKAENLTKLYQGSSYEILCQIGRRAKRYYRENNEIISSSPLLRREFVSRDYSDKKLSNIIETAIEQRLQSKEIADLIYKDILKRFFIEKDREIYYRKSFKHTIEFQNVKKSSVSTEDDESPFIRENKRGFLNNYFQTNTTLTFTKKLQNDYFYVACAKNEKQLEKYFLRRDVEYRWLLDHNFDLDPQFFNVTSVKINNIELYNEMKISDGCIEIKCYHPELKGLVGKEVDFSISTQTYYPKNSHQLGIYITEITQGVNIKFIFGNIFEEVEAIPIFSGRMKFPIIKQKENSIIVSSQKKEWIFPNSGVVFVY; translated from the coding sequence ATGCAAAATGATAGAAGCTGGACAGAAATAAATCTCACAAACTTTGAACATAATTTGAATGAACTAAAAAAATTTCTTCCTGCGAATACTCAAATAATGCAGATCGTGAAAGCAGATGCTTACGGTCACGGAGCATTTGAAATTGCCAAGAAATCGATCAGATGCGGAGTAAAGTTCTTCGGAGTTGCAAATGCAGATGAAGGAGCGATTCTCCGTTACCAGGGAATTAACGAACAGATTCTCATTCTTTCACCTTCGTTGATTTCAGAGATCGATTCGATTATTGAGAATAATCTGATCCCGACAATTTCCTCGATCGAGTTTGCTGAAAGCTTGAACAAATCAGCAAACCAGGAAATAAAAATTCATATTAATATCGATACCGGAATGGGACGGAGCGGTTTTTATTATTCTGAAGCATTAGAAAAAATTCAACAATTACGAAAAATGGAAAATCTGCAGATCGAAGGAATTTTCTCTCATTTCTCTGCTGCAGAAAATGACGAAGAATATACAAAATTTCAAACTGAAAGATTTCAGCAAATACTCGATCTACTTAATTTCCAACCAAAATATATTCACATTGCAAACAGCAGCGGAGTTATTACTTCAAAAAATGAATTTGCGAATTTAGTTCGAATCGGATTACTTTCTTATGGAATTTATACAGATGATTATTTAAAAGAAAAGATCAAACTGAAACCTGTGATGACTTTCAAATCCAGAATCAGTCAGATAAAATTTGCGGAAAAAGATGATGCTATCGGATATAATAGAACTTATATCTCGAATAAAAAAATCAAATATGCAATTCTTCCCATCGGTTATGCTGATGGGTATGATTTCCTGCTCTCCAATAAGGGAAAGGTTTTGATCCAGAATAAGCTTTGTAATGTAATCGGGAAAGTCAGTATGGATATGATTGCTATTGATATTTCGGACATTCCAAATGCAAAGATTGGAGAGGATGTTGTTCTTCTCGGAGATGACAATGATGCCATAAAAGCAGAAAACCTGACTAAATTATATCAGGGTTCGAGTTATGAGATTCTCTGCCAGATCGGAAGGAGAGCGAAAAGGTATTACAGAGAAAACAATGAAATAATCAGCTCTTCCCCACTTTTAAGAAGGGAATTTGTTTCCAGAGATTATTCAGATAAAAAATTAAGCAATATTATCGAAACTGCAATCGAACAAAGGTTGCAAAGCAAAGAAATTGCAGACCTTATCTATAAAGATATTCTTAAAAGGTTTTTCATTGAAAAAGACCGAGAAATATATTACAGGAAAAGCTTTAAGCATACGATTGAATTCCAAAATGTCAAAAAGTCCAGCGTTTCCACAGAAGACGACGAATCTCCCTTCATAAGAGAGAACAAAAGAGGATTTTTAAATAATTATTTCCAAACCAACACAACACTTACTTTCACAAAAAAACTCCAGAACGATTATTTTTATGTTGCCTGTGCTAAAAATGAAAAACAATTAGAGAAGTATTTCCTGCGAAGAGATGTTGAATACCGCTGGCTTCTCGATCATAATTTCGATCTTGATCCGCAATTCTTCAATGTTACATCCGTTAAAATAAATAACATCGAATTATATAATGAAATGAAGATATCTGACGGATGTATCGAGATCAAATGTTATCATCCGGAATTAAAAGGACTGGTTGGAAAAGAAGTTGATTTCTCGATTTCCACTCAAACATATTACCCAAAGAACTCTCATCAACTCGGAATTTATATCACTGAAATAACTCAAGGAGTGAATATCAAATTTATTTTCGGAAATATTTTTGAAGAAGTAGAAGCCATTCCCATTTTTTCCGGTAGAATGAAATTTCCAATCATAAAGCAAAAAGAAAACTCGATAATTGTATCTTCCCAAAAGAAAGAATGGATATTTCCGAATTCGGGTGTGGTGTTTGTGTATTAG